From the genome of Streptomyces sp. V1I1, one region includes:
- a CDS encoding ATP-binding protein encodes MQERQDALNGPEMVCRWARHPRCVGLARVELRKALAWGLAEIEDTALVVLSELVTNAVRHAHVSPGREIETRFQLAGEDLRIEVHDDADEWPRKHVAAGDSECGRGLVLVSVLADRWGVGERGGSGKAVWALMTVPPQEGDG; translated from the coding sequence ATGCAGGAGCGACAGGATGCGCTGAACGGCCCGGAGATGGTGTGCCGATGGGCTCGCCATCCGCGGTGTGTCGGCCTGGCCCGCGTCGAGCTGCGCAAGGCGCTCGCCTGGGGCCTGGCAGAGATTGAGGACACGGCTCTGGTCGTGCTCTCGGAACTGGTGACGAACGCGGTCCGGCATGCGCACGTTTCGCCGGGACGTGAGATCGAAACCCGCTTTCAACTGGCTGGCGAGGACCTCCGCATCGAGGTGCACGACGACGCTGATGAGTGGCCTCGCAAGCATGTCGCTGCCGGTGACTCGGAATGCGGCCGAGGACTCGTTCTGGTCAGCGTGCTAGCGGACCGGTGGGGCGTAGGCGAACGCGGCGGAAGCGGCAAGGCCGTATGGGCTCTGATGACCGTGCCGCCTCAGGAGGGAGACGGCTGA